CTACTGCTCGCCCCAAGTAATGACGACAACTTTGTTCTCGATGCCTTGAGACATGCTGTTCTCCTGTTTCGAGGTTCTGGAAAAGGTTAAACGCGTCGGCTGGCGAGCGCTCCGAACGCGGCGGAACCCCCAAGGAGGAGGGCGGCCAGAAGGAAAGCGCTCCACCAGCCTGCGATGTCGAAGAGAACGCCGCCTGCAAACGCGCCGCCTGCAATGGACAACTGAATCAGCGCAACCTGGACACGGCCGGCCGCTTCCAATTCACCGGGGACCAACCTCGCCATCCAGGTGTTCCAGGCCACTGGGGTCGGGGTCGAGAAGAATCTCCAGAGCACAAGAAGAACTGCGGTGGCCCACGGCGAAGACCCGAAGCAGATCAGAGCGAGAGCGATCAGAGCGACCGTGCCAGGGAGGCCAACAAGCGCGGCGGTCAGGCACCAGCCTTCTCGGCGTTCGTCGATGCTTTTCGGCATAGACAGCGGAAACAGTGATAGGCTCCAATGTCTCCTATTGGCGCAACGCTGCCGTGACGCCCCAACGCCCTCTGTGAGGGTGTGGGGTACCCACGCTTCATCAAGACTGATATGGGGATCGTGATATTTGGCGTGGATTTAACGGCGAATGACAACACCAAACCTTGCAATATGGAACGCGTTTCAAACGGACTGGGAGCGTTCCCATTTCGGCCAAATTCCGATGAAGCAGGCTTTTAGGGTAAATCAGCAACTGCCGTGGGTGAGATTTCATTCGTTGCCCGGGTCGGAGCGCTACCCGGCGACGGTCCGCGAAGAGAACATAATAGTTGAAAGGGCCATTGTCCTTGGCGATGCCATGCTTGGCAGAGGCTGTGAATGCTGGCAAGTCGAATGCCGCGCCGACGCGGAGCTAGAGCAATGTAAGCACGCTGCCTCTTCGGCTTCTGCAGCGCAGACCATTGTTTACGACGAGGTAGAATGGACCTTGTACGTGGCATCCGAAATTTGGGAGCCCAGCGAAAGATTGGCCGCGCAGCTGCTCGCAATTGCCAATGAAGAATCTTGGCCGAAATTCTGGATGAGCAAAGAGAACGGTCAAATCTTCGCACCCTACGATGGGGGATTCGATCTATTCCCGATCTCAAATGACGAGGTTCAGCGTCTTCGGATAGCGCACAGGGACTGGCTATCACCGCTTCCGAGCGGACTATAGCTATTGCCACATCAACAACGGGCGA
This genomic stretch from Pararhizobium capsulatum DSM 1112 harbors:
- a CDS encoding DUF3885 domain-containing protein, which translates into the protein MTTPNLAIWNAFQTDWERSHFGQIPMKQAFRVNQQLPWVRFHSLPGSERYPATVREENIIVERAIVLGDAMLGRGCECWQVECRADAELEQCKHAASSASAAQTIVYDEVEWTLYVASEIWEPSERLAAQLLAIANEESWPKFWMSKENGQIFAPYDGGFDLFPISNDEVQRLRIAHRDWLSPLPSGL